The following are encoded together in the Penicillium digitatum chromosome 3, complete sequence genome:
- a CDS encoding Peptide chain release factor eRF1/aRF1, whose protein sequence is MSAPPPNEAEKNIEIWKVKKLIKRLEAARGNGTSMISLIIPPKDQISRAAKMLAEEYGTASNIKSRVNRLSVLSAITSTQQRLKLYNKVPPNGLVVYCGEIITSEGKERKINIDFEPFKPINTSLYLCDNKFHTEALSELLEADQKFGFIVMDGNGTLFGTLSGNTREIIQRLSVDLPKKHGRGGQSALRFSRLREEKRHNYVRKIAELAVQNYITNDKPNIAGLVLAGSADFKNDLNQSDLFDGRLQSKVIKIVDVSYGGENGFNQAIELAGETLSNVKFVQEKKLIGQYFQEISQDTGRVCYGIEDTLKAMELGAAEILIVHENLEVTRWVMKTVEGKQVIIHTNKAQESNKDLFVDKETGLDMEVIESGSFLEWLAEAYKDFGANLEFVSDRSGEGNQFVKGFGVMMTSSTMIDGGSRNGTKASVKDNQKRPGPSFVKLLRVSSKLQDTHTEVASVSEMKMRFKLQFERLGAVICNIWPSTAACTIYSM, encoded by the exons ATGAGCGCCCCTCCGCCGAACGAAGCTGAGAAGAATATCGAGATCTGGAAGGTCAAGAAGCTGATCAAGCGTCTTGAGGCCGCTCGTGGAAATGGAACCTCCATGATTTCGCTCATTATCC CCCCCAAGGATCAGATTAGCAGAGCAGCCAAGATGTTGGCTGAAGAGTAT GGTACCGCCTCCAACATTAAGTCTCGGGTGAACCGACTCTCCGTGCTGTCGGCCATCACCTCTACCCAGCAGCGTCTGAAGCTCTACAATAAGGTCCCTCCGAATGGACTGGTCGTGTACTGTGGTGAAATCATCACCTCAGAAGGAAAAGAGCGCAAGATTAACATCGACTTCGAACCTTTCAAGCCCATCAACACCTCCCTCTACCTTTGTGACAACAAGTTCCACACTGAAGCATTAAGTGAGCTTCTCGAGGCTGATCAGAAGTTCGGTTTCATTGTCATGGACGGTAACGGTACTCTGTTCGGTACTCTCAGTGGCAACACTCGTGAGATCATTCAGCGTCTCTCCGTCGATCTGCCAAAGAAGCAC GGCCGTGGTGGTCAATCCGCTCTGCGTTTCTCGCGTCTTCGTGAGGAAAAGCGTCACAACTACGTCCGCAAAATCGCTGAGTTGGCTGTTCAGAACTACATCACTAACGATAAGCCCAATATCGCCGGTCTGGTGTTGGCTGGTTCTGCCGATTTCAAGAATGATCTCAACCAGTCCGACCTGTTCGATGGTCGTTTGCAATCCAAGGTTATCAAGATTGTTGATGTTTCCTACGGTGGCGAGAACGGTTTCAACCAGGCCATTGAACTGGCTGGTGAGACCTTGAGTAACGTCAAGTTCGTTCAGGAGAAGAAACTCATTGGTCAGTACTTCCAGGAGATTAGCCAAGACACCGGCAGGGTCTGCTATGGCATTGAAGATACACTCAAGGCAATGGAACTTGGTGCTGCTGAAATCTTGATCGTCCACGAAAATTTGGAAGTTACTCGCTGGGTCATGAAGACCGTGGAAGGCAAACAGGTCATCATCCACACGAACAAGGCCCAGGAATCCAACAAGGACCTCTTCGTGGACAAGGAAACCGGATTGGACATGGAGGTTATCGAATCAGGCTCTTTCCTCGAATGGCTTGCCGAGGCCTACAAGGACTTCGGTGCCAACCTGGAATTCGTGTCTGATCGATCCGGCGAAGGAAACCAGTTCGTCAAGGGATTCGGTG TGATGATGACGAGTTCTACGATG ATTGACG GCGGCTCCCGCAATGGAACCAAGGCATCCGTAAAGGATAACCAAAAAAGGCCTGGTCCAAGCTTCGTGAAGCTGCTCAGAG TGTCGTCCAAGCTCCAAGATACGCACACAGAGGTCGCCTCGGTGTCtgagatgaagatgaggtttAAATTGCAATTTGAAAGGTTGGGTGCAGTTATCTGTAACATTTGGCCATCCACCGCTGCTTGCACTATTTACTCTATGTAA